TTCATCCGCTTGAATTTCAACTACATATTTGGGATAAACCCATACATCAGGAATAATCTGTGACTCAACATTATGAGGTTTTTCCTCTACTTTTATTTCATCTAATATTTCTCTAAATTTAACCCATTCCTCTTCTGTTGGTCCAGTACCTATTTTAGCAATGGTCTCATATCTATCCTCATCGGGATTGTAAACCCCAACTAGTAAAGCACCAATGCCAAATTTTGCTCTCTGTCCTCTTCCCTTGAAATAACCCAAAATTACAGCATCCACTGTATCTGATAATTGACTTTGATAAGATCTTTTTAACTTTATCCAATTGAAATTCCTTACGCCTGCCTGATAGGGAGCATCTAATCTTTTAGCCACTATACCTTCTAAGCCTTCTGTAATACATTCTTCAAAAAAGGCTTGTAATTCTACGGGGTTATTTGTGATAATGTAATTAGTTAAAAAAATAGTATCTCCTGGGATAATTATTTTCTCTAATCTCTCTCTTCTTCTTAAATAAGGAAGAGGGGTTAGATCCTCGCCATCTACATATAACAAATCAAAAACAAATAGTTTTAAAGGGAACATAGACGCCATTTTATCTATGTCATACTTTCTTTTCCTCTGAACAGTCATTTGAAATGGATAAAATTCATTAGTCTCTGGATTATAAGATATGGCTTCCCCCTCAAAAATGACCTTCTCGTTAGATACTTGTTGAATTATTCCTTGAACCAAATCAGGAAACATATGAGTATTATCCTCAAGGTTACGAGAGAATATTTTAATCTCCGTTCCATTTTTATGGACTTGACATCTAAAACCATCAAACTTTGGCTCTACACTACACTTACCAAGCTTTTTTATAATCTCCTCAGCGCTTGATAATCTCTCAGCAAGAGCCATTCTTATAGGTCTTCCAACCTCAACCTTTATCTTTTTAAGGGCATCTACCCCACCTTCCCAAAATACTTTTGCCACATATCCTAAGTCAGATGTAATATTAAAAGCTCTTTCTATATATTGCCTCAAATTTTTATCTCCCTTTTTCGCATAAGACAAAGCATCCATAATACTTGGTTCTCCCACACCAAGTCGAAGTCTCCCTAAAATAATCCTAACCACATATTTAGAACTCAGCGGACTTAGAGCTCTTATTAGATATCCAAGTTTATTAACTTTTGCCTCAACACTTCCTTCTCCACTTAGCAAAGCAATATCATACAAAACTTTAAAAACCTCTAAAACTTCCATATCTTCTTCTTTCTCTTCTGCTAATTTTTCAGCCACCTCTCCTAAGTCTCCTATTTCTTTATACATGTTCTCTATGTCTAAAATGCTCTTTAAAAATGCTTGAGCTAAAGACCTTATAATGAGTTTCTCAGACATTCCAAATTCTAACTTCTCATAAGGGGGTGCTACTCTTCCATCTAACAAATATATTATCTTATCTATCTCTTCAACCTTAGCTTTATTAAACAAATCTGCCAAAATAACCATCATCTCATTTCTTTTTGTTGTAGACTCCAATCTTTTAAAAAACATGGAAAGATCTTTAAAAAGCATAATTACTTCTCCTTTCCATAATATGGTTTCAAGGTTAATTTTAACATATATCCAAATATGTGTTAAAATATGGCAAAAAATTTTGAGGAGAGGTGATAAAAGTTGAATAGTTTTGTCAAAAGCCATGGGCTTGGTAATGACTATATCATATTTGATAAAAATCACGTCCAATTTCCTCTAAAG
Above is a window of Dictyoglomus sp. NZ13-RE01 DNA encoding:
- a CDS encoding DNA ligase; this translates as MLFKDLSMFFKRLESTTKRNEMMVILADLFNKAKVEEIDKIIYLLDGRVAPPYEKLEFGMSEKLIIRSLAQAFLKSILDIENMYKEIGDLGEVAEKLAEEKEEDMEVLEVFKVLYDIALLSGEGSVEAKVNKLGYLIRALSPLSSKYVVRIILGRLRLGVGEPSIMDALSYAKKGDKNLRQYIERAFNITSDLGYVAKVFWEGGVDALKKIKVEVGRPIRMALAERLSSAEEIIKKLGKCSVEPKFDGFRCQVHKNGTEIKIFSRNLEDNTHMFPDLVQGIIQQVSNEKVIFEGEAISYNPETNEFYPFQMTVQRKRKYDIDKMASMFPLKLFVFDLLYVDGEDLTPLPYLRRRERLEKIIIPGDTIFLTNYIITNNPVELQAFFEECITEGLEGIVAKRLDAPYQAGVRNFNWIKLKRSYQSQLSDTVDAVILGYFKGRGQRAKFGIGALLVGVYNPDEDRYETIAKIGTGPTEEEWVKFREILDEIKVEEKPHNVESQIIPDVWVYPKYVVEIQADEITKSPVHTCGKNGEKLGYALRFPRVIGFIREDKSAKDVTTVKEIIEMYKLQKKEIISDNSVEK